The window AACTGACCATGCTCCATGCGCTGGCTGGCCATCACTAACTGGTTCAGCGGGCGCACCACCTGCTGGCGAATACGCCGTAGCGTGAAAAAGACGAGCGTGAAAATACCGATGCCGCCCGCCAGCGAGGTGCCGACCACCAGCATGACCTTACGTTCGGCGTAATGCTGTAGCGCCAGCACGAACAGGTCAATCTTATCCACATACGCATTGATATTGGTCTGATACCACTGCAGATCGCCGGCAACGAGCCGCTTATTCATCTCCAGCCAGTTGGCGTGCAGATGGGCATAGCGGTTTTTTACCGTCTGCGGGACATACCAGGCATTCAGCTTACTCAGCGCCGGTGAGTTAAGCGCCTGCTGGAAAAGATGGCGATGGGCGTTCAGCTGCGGGCTGCGGCTTTGCAGATCGTAACCCAGCCGGTAGCTCTGCATGCGCAACGATCCCGCCACGTTGATGGCTTCGGCATCCCGAAGGCTGCTTGCCAGCGTCAGCAGCGCGGCGCCGGTCGACAGAATCGACAGCAGAACAATGTAGAAAAAAGCCCGGGCCAGGCTGGCTGAGACGGGACGTTTGACGATCACTCGCGGGATTTCCTTTATATGTGGCAGTGTTGAAAAGTGTTCGCCCGGCTAAAACGCCATTTCATTCTGGCTGAAATAAATTGATCTGCCACAGGTTCTGGAGAAATAGTTGCGCTTCCTGGGCAAATGAACATTGCCGACGCCGTGCTTAGTCGGTAATAACACGTAAAGAATAAGGTTTTTACAACCAAAAAAGAAGGTCGCCATGAATCGTTTTATTATGGCCAACAGCCAGCAGTGCCTGGGATGCCATGCCTGTGAAGTGGCTTGCGTTATGGCCCACAATGATGAGCAGCACGTCCTGAGCCAGCGTTACTACCAGCCGCGGATAACCGTCATCAAACATCAGCACCAGCGCAGCGCGGTGACCTGCCGCCACTGTGAAGATGCTCCCTGCGCCCGCAGTTGCCCCAATGGCGCTATCAGCCATCTTAACGACAGCGTACAGGTCAACCAGCAGAAATGTATCGGCTGTAAATCCTGCGTGGTGGCCTGTCCGTTTGGCACGATGCAGATTGTCCTGACCCCCGTGGCCCGGGACAAGGTCAAAGCCACGGCGCATAAATGCGACCTTTGTGACGGACGGGAAAACGGCCCCGCCTGTGTGGAAAATTGCCCGGCGGACGCGCTGCAGCTGGTGACGGAAGGGGCGTTAACCCGCCTGTCGAAAGCGCGGCGGCTACGCACAGCGCGCCAGGAAAGCCAGCCCTGGCATACCGAGGCGACGCAATCGCCGTCTGTTATAAGCAAAATTACGCAGATGCGCGCGACGCCTGCGCGCGGCGAGCCGGACAAACTGGCTATTGAGGCGCGGAAAACCAGCTTTGATGAAATCTATCTGCCGTTTCGCACCGCGCAGGCGAAGCAGGAGGCCTCACGCTGCCTGAAGTGCGGTGAACACAGCATCTGCGAATGGACCTGCCCGCTGCATAACCATATTCCGCAGTGGATCGAACTGGTGAAAGCCGGCGACATTGACGCGGCCGTGGCGCTTTCCCATCAGACTAACTGCCTGCCGGAGATCACCGGGCGCGTTTGTCCGCAGGATCGCCTGTGCGAAGGTGCCTGCACGCTACGCGATGAGTACGGGGCGGTCACCATCGGCAATATTGAACGCTACATCTCCGATCGGGCGCTGGCGAAAGGCTGGCGGCCGGACCTCAGCGAGGTGGAAAAGGTGGATAAACGGGTGGCGATTATCGGCGCTGGCCCGGCGGGGCTGGCCTGCGCTGATGTGCTGGCGCGTAACGGGATCGCCGCCACCGTATACGACCGACATCCGGAGATTGGCGGGCTGCTGACCTTCGGCATTCCGGCCTTCAAACTGGACAAATCGCTGCTGGCGCGCCGCCGCGAAATTTTCAGCGCGATGGGGATCCATTTCGAACTGAATTGCGAAGTGGGGCGCGACGTCAAACTGGAGGCGTTACTGGAGGACTACGACGCCGTGTTTGTCGGCGTCGGAACCTACCGTTCGATGAAAGCCGACTTACCTAACGAAGATGCGCCGGGCGTGTACGATGCGCTGCCGTTTCTGATTGCCAACACCAGGCAGGTGATGGGTCTGGAGGAGCA is drawn from Citrobacter rodentium NBRC 105723 = DSM 16636 and contains these coding sequences:
- the aegA gene encoding formate-dependent uric acid utilization protein AegA, whose protein sequence is MNRFIMANSQQCLGCHACEVACVMAHNDEQHVLSQRYYQPRITVIKHQHQRSAVTCRHCEDAPCARSCPNGAISHLNDSVQVNQQKCIGCKSCVVACPFGTMQIVLTPVARDKVKATAHKCDLCDGRENGPACVENCPADALQLVTEGALTRLSKARRLRTARQESQPWHTEATQSPSVISKITQMRATPARGEPDKLAIEARKTSFDEIYLPFRTAQAKQEASRCLKCGEHSICEWTCPLHNHIPQWIELVKAGDIDAAVALSHQTNCLPEITGRVCPQDRLCEGACTLRDEYGAVTIGNIERYISDRALAKGWRPDLSEVEKVDKRVAIIGAGPAGLACADVLARNGIAATVYDRHPEIGGLLTFGIPAFKLDKSLLARRREIFSAMGIHFELNCEVGRDVKLEALLEDYDAVFVGVGTYRSMKADLPNEDAPGVYDALPFLIANTRQVMGLEEQPDEPFIDTAGLNVVVLGGGDTAMDCVRTALRHGADRVTCAYRRDEANMPGSKKEVKNAREEGAQFEFNVQPIELELNAEGRACGVRFLRTRPGEPDAQGRRRPVPIAGSEFVMPADVVIMAFGFHPHGMPWLEKHGVKVDDWGRIAANVESAYRYQTSNPKIFAGGDAVRGADLVVTAMAEGRHAAQGIIDWLGR